A single genomic interval of Musa acuminata AAA Group cultivar baxijiao chromosome BXJ3-4, Cavendish_Baxijiao_AAA, whole genome shotgun sequence harbors:
- the LOC135637144 gene encoding cytochrome b5-like, with product MADSKIYHFDEVAKHKGAKDCWLIISGKVYDVTQFMDEHPGGDDVLLTASGKDATNDFEDIGHSNAAREMMDKYYIGKIDASTLPTKDSYVQKQQVIHKPDNSPEFVIKILQFLLPVMILGLAFAVRYFTKVD from the exons ATGGCCGATTCCAAAATCTACCATTTCGATGAGGTTGCCAAGCACAAGGGTGCGAAAGATTGCTGGCTGATCATCTCCGGAAAG GTTTATGATGTCACTCAATTTATGGACGAGCATCCTGGTGGTGATGACGTTCTGCTAACAGCATCTG GGAAAGATGCAACCAATGATTTCGAAGATATCGGTCACAGTAATGCTGCCCGGGAGATGATGGATAAATACTACATTGGAAAGATAGATGCTTCGACTCTTCCCACAAAGGATTCTTACGTACAGAAGCAGCAGGTAATCCATAAGCCTGATAACTCCCCGGAGTTCGTGATCAAAATATTACAGTTCCTTCTGCCCGTAATGATCTTGGGGTTAGCATTTGCCGTCCGATACTTCACGAAGGTGGATTAG
- the LOC135581745 gene encoding rab GTPase-activating protein 22-like isoform X3 has product MWAWSWVERGIGNLVGSAAGDGGAWIWGGPGGGERWHEGVVVVGVTAMAGLALAATLVISSRRGSLRSPWSRRKRKHALTKQQWNNFFTSDGKLRDGGVKFLKKVRSGGIDPSIRAEVWPFLLGVYDLKSSKVDRKAIQAQKRKEYEKLRRRCRQMGRDSVCSEEVFSARESLSTERGSPRNDTLEQRVSEETPASGLVIPDEDDKSGITHADASAEDTESSESEYSTDEEPGSILMSSRAEGCIGTYPKHTKIDSVMGEDIKSDRKAEDFATWQRIMRLDAIRANADWIMYSPAQAAVSKDKAFKSAIAVGLKDYDHLEPCRVYHAARLVAVLEAYALYDPEIGYCQGMSDLLSPILAIVEEDHMAFWCFVGFMRKARHNFRLDEVGIKRQLNIVSKIIKSKDSHLYRHLEKLQAEDCFFVYRMVVVMFRRELTFEQTLCLWEVMWADQAAIRAGIGKSVWGRIRLRAPPTDDLLLYAIAASVLQKRKLIIERYSSMDEIIRECNSMTGQMDIWKLLDDAHDLVVTLHDKIE; this is encoded by the exons ATGTGGGCTTGGAGCTGGGTGGAGCGTGGGATCGGGAACTTGGTTGGGAGTGCGGCGGGTGACGGCGGGGCGTGGATCTGGGGCGGCCCCGGTGGAGGCGAGCGGTGGCATGAGGGAGTAGTGGTCGTCGGCGTGACGGCCATGGCCGGACTCGCCCTGGCCGCTACCCTTGTCATATCCTCTCGTAG AGGAAGCCTTAGGTCACCATGGTCtcgaaggaaaaggaaacatgcacTTACAAAGCAGCAGTGGAACAATTTTTTCACATCGGATGGAAAGCTCCGTGATGGAGGGGTGAAATTTCTAAAGAAAGTTCGCAGTGGA GGAATTGATCCTAGCATCAGGGCTGAAGTCTGGCCATTCCTTCTTGGAGT ATATGACCTAAAGAGCTCAAAGGTTGATAGAAAGGCCATTCAAGCACAAAAGAG GAAAGAATACGAGAAACTAAGAAGAAGATGTCGGCAAATG GGACGTGATTCTGTTTGCTCCGAAGAGGTTTTTAGTGCCAGAGAATCCCTTTCCACTGAACGAGGTAGCCCGCGTAATGACACTTTGGAGCAGAGAGTGAGTGAGGAAACACCTGCCTCCGGGTTAGTTATACCGGATGAAGATGACAAAAGTGGAATAACCCATGCTGATGCATCTGCTGAGGATACAGAATCTTCTGAGAGCGAGTACTCCACTGATGAAGAACCTGGAAGCATTCTGATGTCCTCCAGGGCAGAAGGATGCATTGGAACTTATCCTAAGCATACCAAGATTGATTCAGTCATGGGCGAAGACATTAAATCTGATCGAAAAGCTGAGGATTTTGCAACATGGCAGCGTATCATGCGATTAGATGCCATCCGAGCTAATGCTGACTGGATAATGTATTCTCCAGCTCAAGCTGCAGTCTCCAAAGACAAGGCTTTCAAGTCTGCTATTGCTGTTGGTCTGAAAGACTAtgaccacttggagccatgccgAGTGTACCATGCAGCACGACTGGTTGCTGTACTAGAGGCATATGCACTCTACGATCCTGAAATAGGCTACTGCCAAGGAATGAGCGACCTTCTATCTCCCATACTTGCCATCGTGGAGGAGGATCATATGGCGTTTTGGTGCTTTGTAGGGTTTATGAGGAAAGCTAGACATAATTTCAGGCTTGATGAGGTGGGCATCAAGAGACAACTGAACATCGTCTCCAAGATCATCAAATCCAAGGATTCTCATCTCTATAGGCATCTGGAGAAGCTTCAAGCCGAGGACTGCTTCTTTGTGTACAGAATGGTTGTGGTTATGTTCCGAAGAGAGCTAACCTTTGAGCAGACTCTGTGCTTATGGGAGGTGATGTGGGCAGACCAGGCAGCAATTCGAGCAGGGATCGGGAAATCAGTATGGGGGAGGATAAGGCTACGTGCGCCTCCCACCGATGATCTGTTGCTCTACGCCATCGCAGCGTCGGTGCTGCAGAAGAGGAAGTTGATCATTGAGAGGTATAGCAGCATGGATGAAATCATAAGAGAGTGCAACAGCATGACAGGGCAAATGGATATCTGGAAGCTTTTGGATGATGCCCATGACTTGGTGGTGACCCTgcatgacaaaattgaatga
- the LOC135581745 gene encoding rab GTPase-activating protein 22-like isoform X1 — protein MWAWSWVERGIGNLVGSAAGDGGAWIWGGPGGGERWHEGVVVVGVTAMAGLALAATLVISSRRGSLRSPWSRRKRKHALTKQQWNNFFTSDGKLRDGGVKFLKKVRSGGIDPSIRAEVWPFLLGVYDLKSSKVDRKAIQAQKRKEYEKLRRRCRQMVNRSNDGDELNEIIKTSYADSPSFIQGRDSVCSEEVFSARESLSTERGSPRNDTLEQRVSEETPASGLVIPDEDDKSGITHADASAEDTESSESEYSTDEEPGSILMSSRAEGCIGTYPKHTKIDSVMGEDIKSDRKAEDFATWQRIMRLDAIRANADWIMYSPAQAAVSKDKAFKSAIAVGLKDYDHLEPCRVYHAARLVAVLEAYALYDPEIGYCQGMSDLLSPILAIVEEDHMAFWCFVGFMRKARHNFRLDEVGIKRQLNIVSKIIKSKDSHLYRHLEKLQAEDCFFVYRMVVVMFRRELTFEQTLCLWEVMWADQAAIRAGIGKSVWGRIRLRAPPTDDLLLYAIAASVLQKRKLIIERYSSMDEIIRECNSMTGQMDIWKLLDDAHDLVVTLHDKIE, from the exons ATGTGGGCTTGGAGCTGGGTGGAGCGTGGGATCGGGAACTTGGTTGGGAGTGCGGCGGGTGACGGCGGGGCGTGGATCTGGGGCGGCCCCGGTGGAGGCGAGCGGTGGCATGAGGGAGTAGTGGTCGTCGGCGTGACGGCCATGGCCGGACTCGCCCTGGCCGCTACCCTTGTCATATCCTCTCGTAG AGGAAGCCTTAGGTCACCATGGTCtcgaaggaaaaggaaacatgcacTTACAAAGCAGCAGTGGAACAATTTTTTCACATCGGATGGAAAGCTCCGTGATGGAGGGGTGAAATTTCTAAAGAAAGTTCGCAGTGGA GGAATTGATCCTAGCATCAGGGCTGAAGTCTGGCCATTCCTTCTTGGAGT ATATGACCTAAAGAGCTCAAAGGTTGATAGAAAGGCCATTCAAGCACAAAAGAG GAAAGAATACGAGAAACTAAGAAGAAGATGTCGGCAAATGGTAAATCGCAGCAATGATGGTGACGAGTTAAATGAAATAATCAAAACAAGTTATGCTGACAGTCCCAGCTTTATACAGGGACGTGATTCTGTTTGCTCCGAAGAGGTTTTTAGTGCCAGAGAATCCCTTTCCACTGAACGAGGTAGCCCGCGTAATGACACTTTGGAGCAGAGAGTGAGTGAGGAAACACCTGCCTCCGGGTTAGTTATACCGGATGAAGATGACAAAAGTGGAATAACCCATGCTGATGCATCTGCTGAGGATACAGAATCTTCTGAGAGCGAGTACTCCACTGATGAAGAACCTGGAAGCATTCTGATGTCCTCCAGGGCAGAAGGATGCATTGGAACTTATCCTAAGCATACCAAGATTGATTCAGTCATGGGCGAAGACATTAAATCTGATCGAAAAGCTGAGGATTTTGCAACATGGCAGCGTATCATGCGATTAGATGCCATCCGAGCTAATGCTGACTGGATAATGTATTCTCCAGCTCAAGCTGCAGTCTCCAAAGACAAGGCTTTCAAGTCTGCTATTGCTGTTGGTCTGAAAGACTAtgaccacttggagccatgccgAGTGTACCATGCAGCACGACTGGTTGCTGTACTAGAGGCATATGCACTCTACGATCCTGAAATAGGCTACTGCCAAGGAATGAGCGACCTTCTATCTCCCATACTTGCCATCGTGGAGGAGGATCATATGGCGTTTTGGTGCTTTGTAGGGTTTATGAGGAAAGCTAGACATAATTTCAGGCTTGATGAGGTGGGCATCAAGAGACAACTGAACATCGTCTCCAAGATCATCAAATCCAAGGATTCTCATCTCTATAGGCATCTGGAGAAGCTTCAAGCCGAGGACTGCTTCTTTGTGTACAGAATGGTTGTGGTTATGTTCCGAAGAGAGCTAACCTTTGAGCAGACTCTGTGCTTATGGGAGGTGATGTGGGCAGACCAGGCAGCAATTCGAGCAGGGATCGGGAAATCAGTATGGGGGAGGATAAGGCTACGTGCGCCTCCCACCGATGATCTGTTGCTCTACGCCATCGCAGCGTCGGTGCTGCAGAAGAGGAAGTTGATCATTGAGAGGTATAGCAGCATGGATGAAATCATAAGAGAGTGCAACAGCATGACAGGGCAAATGGATATCTGGAAGCTTTTGGATGATGCCCATGACTTGGTGGTGACCCTgcatgacaaaattgaatga
- the LOC135581745 gene encoding rab GTPase-activating protein 22-like isoform X2 — MSALRRSHTSSSSQSSSSPKSSWIHLRSLLIVASSPVPDRGSLRSPWSRRKRKHALTKQQWNNFFTSDGKLRDGGVKFLKKVRSGGIDPSIRAEVWPFLLGVYDLKSSKVDRKAIQAQKRKEYEKLRRRCRQMVNRSNDGDELNEIIKTSYADSPSFIQGRDSVCSEEVFSARESLSTERGSPRNDTLEQRVSEETPASGLVIPDEDDKSGITHADASAEDTESSESEYSTDEEPGSILMSSRAEGCIGTYPKHTKIDSVMGEDIKSDRKAEDFATWQRIMRLDAIRANADWIMYSPAQAAVSKDKAFKSAIAVGLKDYDHLEPCRVYHAARLVAVLEAYALYDPEIGYCQGMSDLLSPILAIVEEDHMAFWCFVGFMRKARHNFRLDEVGIKRQLNIVSKIIKSKDSHLYRHLEKLQAEDCFFVYRMVVVMFRRELTFEQTLCLWEVMWADQAAIRAGIGKSVWGRIRLRAPPTDDLLLYAIAASVLQKRKLIIERYSSMDEIIRECNSMTGQMDIWKLLDDAHDLVVTLHDKIE; from the exons atgagcgCCCTTCGACGATCCCATACTTCTTCGTCTTCACAATCTTCGTCGTCGCCTAAGTCGTCATGGATCCATTTGAGATCGCTCCTCATTGTTGCCTCCTCACCTGTTCCTGATCG AGGAAGCCTTAGGTCACCATGGTCtcgaaggaaaaggaaacatgcacTTACAAAGCAGCAGTGGAACAATTTTTTCACATCGGATGGAAAGCTCCGTGATGGAGGGGTGAAATTTCTAAAGAAAGTTCGCAGTGGA GGAATTGATCCTAGCATCAGGGCTGAAGTCTGGCCATTCCTTCTTGGAGT ATATGACCTAAAGAGCTCAAAGGTTGATAGAAAGGCCATTCAAGCACAAAAGAG GAAAGAATACGAGAAACTAAGAAGAAGATGTCGGCAAATGGTAAATCGCAGCAATGATGGTGACGAGTTAAATGAAATAATCAAAACAAGTTATGCTGACAGTCCCAGCTTTATACAGGGACGTGATTCTGTTTGCTCCGAAGAGGTTTTTAGTGCCAGAGAATCCCTTTCCACTGAACGAGGTAGCCCGCGTAATGACACTTTGGAGCAGAGAGTGAGTGAGGAAACACCTGCCTCCGGGTTAGTTATACCGGATGAAGATGACAAAAGTGGAATAACCCATGCTGATGCATCTGCTGAGGATACAGAATCTTCTGAGAGCGAGTACTCCACTGATGAAGAACCTGGAAGCATTCTGATGTCCTCCAGGGCAGAAGGATGCATTGGAACTTATCCTAAGCATACCAAGATTGATTCAGTCATGGGCGAAGACATTAAATCTGATCGAAAAGCTGAGGATTTTGCAACATGGCAGCGTATCATGCGATTAGATGCCATCCGAGCTAATGCTGACTGGATAATGTATTCTCCAGCTCAAGCTGCAGTCTCCAAAGACAAGGCTTTCAAGTCTGCTATTGCTGTTGGTCTGAAAGACTAtgaccacttggagccatgccgAGTGTACCATGCAGCACGACTGGTTGCTGTACTAGAGGCATATGCACTCTACGATCCTGAAATAGGCTACTGCCAAGGAATGAGCGACCTTCTATCTCCCATACTTGCCATCGTGGAGGAGGATCATATGGCGTTTTGGTGCTTTGTAGGGTTTATGAGGAAAGCTAGACATAATTTCAGGCTTGATGAGGTGGGCATCAAGAGACAACTGAACATCGTCTCCAAGATCATCAAATCCAAGGATTCTCATCTCTATAGGCATCTGGAGAAGCTTCAAGCCGAGGACTGCTTCTTTGTGTACAGAATGGTTGTGGTTATGTTCCGAAGAGAGCTAACCTTTGAGCAGACTCTGTGCTTATGGGAGGTGATGTGGGCAGACCAGGCAGCAATTCGAGCAGGGATCGGGAAATCAGTATGGGGGAGGATAAGGCTACGTGCGCCTCCCACCGATGATCTGTTGCTCTACGCCATCGCAGCGTCGGTGCTGCAGAAGAGGAAGTTGATCATTGAGAGGTATAGCAGCATGGATGAAATCATAAGAGAGTGCAACAGCATGACAGGGCAAATGGATATCTGGAAGCTTTTGGATGATGCCCATGACTTGGTGGTGACCCTgcatgacaaaattgaatga